From Aspergillus fumigatus Af293 chromosome 3, whole genome shotgun sequence, a single genomic window includes:
- a CDS encoding alpha/beta hydrolase, producing the protein MAPRQPLKLLMLHGYTQSGTLFHAKSRALIKHITKAFPLHEVSAIYPTGPTRLNPADIPGYEPPAEGSTVEQQQEQIEAYGWYRRSNTADPPLYIGLEGGLDAIAKVLREEGPFDGVIGFSQGAAMAAMVASLLEPGRKEAFEHFADPKVASEGFEVKEPVAGVAFPVSFEEAGHPPLKFALCYSGFRSPGPRYRPFYENPPIQTPILHVLGSLDAVVDDTRSRALVEACAGDPEKEGKVVWHPGGHFLPSQRPYLDAAVRFIKEQLEGKQAKADAKEDDVRDMDLPF; encoded by the coding sequence atggcGCCCCGTCAACCCCTCAAACTCCTCATGCTGCACGGCTACACCCAGTCCGGCACCCTATTCCACGCCAAAAGCCGCGCTCTCATCAAGCACATCACAAAGGCATTTCCCCTCCACGAAGTCTCCGCCATCTACCCAACAGGTCCTACGCGCCTCAACCCCGCCGACATACCAGGCTACGAGCCGCCTGCAGAGGGGTCCACCGTAGAACAACAGCAGGAGCAAATCGAAGCATACGGGTGGTATCGCCGCTCAAACACTGCTGACCCACCCCTCTACATCGGCCTTGAAGGCGGCCTGGATGCCATCGCCAAGGTCCTCCGCGAAGAAGGGCCCTTCGACGGCGTGATCGGGTTCTCGCAGGGGGCCGCAATGGCCGCCATGGTAGCGTCGCTGCTTGAGCCCGGCCGGAAGGAGGCATTCGAGCATTTCGCTGATCCCAAGGTTGCGTCGGAGGGGTTCGAGGTCAAGGAGCCTGTTGCGGGTGTCGCATTCCCTGTGTCGTTTGAGGAGGCGGGCCATCCACCACTGAAGTTTGCTTTGTGTTATAGTGGGTTTCGGTCACCGGGACCGCGGTATCGGCCGTTCTACGAGAATCCGCCTATCCAAACACCTATTCTGCATGTTCTGGGATCGTTAgatgctgttgttgacgATACACGCAGCCGTGCGCTGGTCGAAGCCTGTGCTGGTGATCCGGAAAAAGAGGGGAAGGTTGTCTGGCACCCTGGTGGGCACTTTTTGCCTAGTCAAAGACCGTATTTGGATGCTGCGGTGCGGTTCATTAAAGAGCAACTGGAAGGAAAGCAAGCGAAGGCCGATGCAAAGGAAGACGACGTTAGGGATATGGATTTGCCATTTTAG
- a CDS encoding NIPSNAP family protein: MLAPRFVRPVLSLVRPFSSSTTVYRAPSIRDITPDSAAEFNARQKEFRENLEAARKKREQQESQSVDASGSTPASPAIRDRFREYATAPTAPRLSNASSELSPVVDAADVLDSKALGLLSTHRSVGDEQLSEANQSPKRGPLSSLIYGTKEGQHFDKDIERSFSQVLARGKYVHSIVFHDVKPDKVDEYVALVGEWYPRMANTEENRVNLVGSWRTQVGDNDTFVHIWEYQRYEGYHASLHNISQHPEFPAFDRKLKSLIKSKKTSLMQEFSFWPTTPPRRLGGLFELRSYTLHPGNLLEWETHWRRGLRARREVMEGVGAWFVQIGDLNTVHHLWQFANLEERKIRREQSWGIEGWAETVHKTVPLIQSMQSRILIPMPWSPVG; encoded by the exons ATGCTCGCCCCGCGTTTTGTCCGCCCGGTGTTGTCGCTCGTACGGCCCTTCAGCTCGTCTACCACCGTCTATCGGGCTCCTTCCATCCGTGACATTACACCCGACTCGGCCGCTGAATTTAACGCGCGTCAGAAGGAGTTCCGTGAGAATTTGGAGGCAGCTCGCAAGAAGAGGGAACAGCAAGAGAGTCAGTCTGTCGATGCTTCTGGTTCTACCCCAGCTTCCCCTGCTATTCGTGATCGCTTCCGTGAGTACGCTACCGCTCCCACTGCTCCCCGACTGAGCAATGCGAGCAGTGAACTTAGCCCTGTTGTTGATGCCGCCGACGTTCTTGATAGCAAGGCATTGGGCTTACTTTCCACCCACCGTTCTGTAGGAGACGAGCAGTTGTCGGAAGCCAACCAGTCTCCCAAGCGTGGCCCCTTATCTTCGCTTATTTACGGAACGAAGGAAGGCCAGCATTTCGACAAGGACATCGAGCGTTCATTTTCACAAGTCCTCGCTCGCGGCAAATATGTCCATTCGATTGTCTTCCATGATGTCAAACCAGACAAAGTAGATGAATATGTCGCTCTCGTCGGCGAGTGGTACCCCCGCATGGCCAACACCGAAGAAAACAGGGTTAATCTGGTTGGAAGCTGGCGCACGCAAGTGGGAGACAATGACACATTCG TGCACATATGGGAGTACCAGCGTTACGAGGGCTATCATGCCTCTCTGCATAACATTTCTCAACATCCCGAGTTCCCAGCATTTGACCGCAAGTTGAAGAGTCTGATTAAGAGCAAGAAAACGTCCCTGATGCAGGAATTCTCCTTTTGGCCGACAACTCCTCCACGCCGCCTCGGCGGTCTCTTTGAGCTTCGGTCCTACACCCTTCACCCTGGAAACTTGCTTGAGTGGGAGACACACTGGCGCCGCGGCTTGAGGGCGCGCCGTGAAGTTATGGAGGGTGTCGGTGCATGGTTCGTCCAGATTGGTGATCTGAACACGGTGCACCACCTTTGGCAGTTTGCGAACCTGGAGGAGCGCAAGATCCGTCGCGAGCAATCTTGGGGCATTGAAGGGTGGGCAGAGACAGTCCACAAGACGGTGCCGCTCATTCAAAGCATGCAGAGTCGGATTCTGATTCCCATGCCATGGAGCCCGGTTGGATAG
- a CDS encoding aminoalcoholphosphotransferase: MTYIRQHQLPNLKTYRYAGVDHSLISRYVLKPFYNRCVINCFPMGMAVLICGNQLHHHLMVQPSVRSRLPSMGLCQRRTRQSSPLGELFDHSVDACNTALGVIIFAGVTNLGQTWATILSLFGATMTFYVQTWDEYYTQVLTLGIISGPVEGVLTLCTVFAFTAYQGGGSFWHRPMLETIGIPKLDVIPAYLYEMPFTQWYLIYGAIILFFATGSSIVHVMKVQAERGKDTLKPLQGLIPLVTMWTLVPVYLYLQPTILEHYTIPFMLLVGLINAYAVGNMIVAHLIKADFPFSRIFIGIVPLALGVLDGAAPLLGLWQSVLGSESGQVAYLFGCLGLAIGVYGSFVTDDRQHDVITTICDYIDIWCLSIKHPHVEERPVANGQPKKVL; the protein is encoded by the exons ATGACCTACATTCGGCAGCATCAATTGCCCAATCTCAAGACTTATCGATATGCTGGAGTGGATCACTCGCTGATTAGTCGATATGTCCTCAAGCCGTTCTATAACCGATGCGTGATCAACTGTTTCCCCATGGGCATGGC GGTTCTTATTTGTGGTAATCAACTTCATCACCATCTTATGGTACAACCCAGCGTTAGATCACGATTGCCCTCCATGGGTCTATGCCA GCGGAGAACAAGACAAAGCAGCCCTCTTGGGGAGCTGTTTGATCACA GTGTTGATGCATGCAATACGGCCCTTGGGGTAATCATCTTTGCTGGCGTGACGAACCTTGGTCAGACCTGGGCTACTATACTGAGTCTCTTTGGAG CCACTATGACCTTCTATGTGCAGACATGGGATGAATACTATACTCAAGTTTTGACTCTGGGAATCATCTCAGGTCCCGTTGAAGGTGTCTTGACTCTGTGCACCGTGTTCGCTTTCACTGCTTATCAGGGCGGCGGCAGCTTCTGGCACCGCCCCATGCTTGAGACGATCGGTATCCCCAAGCTGGATGTGATTCCCGCTTATTTGTATGAGATGCCCTTTACGCAGTGGTACTTGATCTATGGTgccatcattctcttctttgccACTGGGTCCAGCATTGTGCATGTCATGAAGGTTCAAGCTGAACGTGGAAAGGACACGCTCAAACCCCTTCAAGGCTTGATCCCTCTGGTCACAATGTGGACGCTTGTCCCCGTTTACCTATACTTGCAGCCTACCATTTTGGAACACTATACGATTCCATTCATGCTGCTAGTGGGCTTGATCAACGCCTACGCTGTGGGCAACATGATCGTGGCACACCTGATCAAAGCGGATTTTCCTTTCTCCCGTATCTTCATCGGCATTGTCCCTCTCGCTTTGGGTGTGCTGGACGGTGCTGCGCCCTTGCTCGGTCTTTGGCAGAGTGTTCTTGGGAGCGAATCCGGCCAAGTCGCCTATCTCTTCGGATGTCTGGGTCTGGCCATCGGTGTGTACGGAAGTTTCGTG ACTGACGATCGCCAGCACGATGTTATCACTACAATATGTGATTACATTGACATTTGGTGCTTGTCCATCAAGCACCCACATGTCGAAGAGCGGCCAGTTGCTAACGGGCAACCCAAGAAAGTCCTGTAA
- a CDS encoding putative siroheme synthase, translated as MKDASSDNGCQAPLLMAMNTEHQVHLIIGTNPLAGARCAKSVSVGAKPIIIAPDTVDVHYTLTERFEDGSAQWIRRSFQDDDLTTLGREEVDHVVDMVFVTLGASDPLSSHISKLCRRLRIPVNVSDAPDLCSFNLLSTYSDGPLHIGITTSGRGCKLASRLRREISASLPPNLGTAIDRLGAVRRRLWAEDYAAGLCDGIFDGDDDDSTGQKHTFNNLVTEHDKAAAKTRRMRWLSQICEYWPLRKLATITDSDIERILQAYSAGKESASDMNRTALLSKKGKIVLAGSGPGHPDLLTRATYHAIQNADIILADKLVPAPVLDLIPRRTEVHIARKFPGNADQAQEEFMQMGIEALRQGRYVLRLKQGDPYLYGRGGEEFEYFRGEGFTPLVLPGITSALSAPLFADIPATHRGVSDQVLVCTGTGRKGAAPEPPTYVPTQTVVFLMALHRLSALVESLTTLPVADDGSPARTAWPKDTPCAIVERASCTDQRVIRSTLENVCLAFEAEGSRPPGLLIVGASCRVLRRPSGQKWTVEEGFRGLDELHAVLDESMRDGSVLNAS; from the exons ATGAAGGATGCGTCTTCCGACAATGGCTGTCAAGCACCTTTGCTGATGGCTATGAACACTGAACATCAGGTGCACTTAATCATTGGGACGAACCCTTTAGCGGGAGCCCGTTGCGCGAAGAGTGTATCCGTCGGAGCGAAACCTATCATTATCGCACCAGATACGGTTGATGTGCACTATACATTGACCGAACGCTTCGAAGACGGCTCAGCGCAATGGATACGCAGATCATTTCAAGACGATGATCTAACCACCCTTGGGAGGGAAGAAGTCGACCATGTTGTTGACATGGTGTTTGTCACTCTCGGTGCGAGTGACCCGTTGA GTTCCCACATTTCGAAGCTTTGCCGACGACTGAGAATCCCGGTGAATGTATCTGACGCACCGGATCTCTGTTCCTTTAACTTGCTCTCTACGTACTCAGATGGCCCTCTGCACATCGGAATTACGACTTCGGGGCGTGGCTGCAAGCTTGCCTCTCGCCTGAGGAGGGAAATTtctgcttcgcttcctccgAATCTAGGGACTGCCATCGACAGACTCGGTGCGGTAAGAAGGCGCCTTTGGGCAGAAGACTACGCTGCAGGACTCTGTGATGGCATTTTCGAcggagatgacgatgattCGACTGGTCAAAAACATACTTTCAATAATCTGGTCACCGAGCATGATAAAGCGGCCGCCAAAACAAGACGTATGCGCTGGCTCTCCCAGATCTGCGAGTACTGGCCTTTACGCAAACTCGCCACGATTACCGATTCTGATATTGAAAGAATCCTTCAGGCCTACTCTGCTGGGAAAGAAAGTGCCAGCGACATGAATAGGACTGCGCTGTTATCTAAGAAGGGAAAGATTGTTTTGGCTGGCTCTGGTCCTGGCCATCCCGATTTGCTCACTCGCGCAACTTATCATGCGATCCAGAATGCAGACATTATATTGGCGGATAAGCTTGTGCCTGCTCCAGTCTTGGACTTGATACCACGCCGGACCGAGGTCCATATTGCGCGAAAATTCCCCGGAAACGCGGATCAGGCGCAAGAAGAGTTTATGCAAATGGGAATCGAAGCCCTGCGCCAGGGGCGGTACGTACTCCGGCTGAAGCAGGGGGATCCGTATCTCTatggtcgaggaggagaggaattTGAGTACTTCCGAGGCGAAGGGTTTACCCCCTTGGTTCTTCCCGGAATCACCAGCGCGCTCAGTGCCCCATTGTTCGCGGATATCCCTGCTACCCATCGTGGTGTTTCGGACCAGGTTCTGGTCTGCACCGGCACTGGAAGGAAAGGCGCAGCTCCAGAGCCTCCTACTTACGTACCGACTCAGACAGTCGTCTTCCTGATGGCGCTGCATAGACTATCTGCACTTGTGGAATCACTGACTACGCTACCGGTGGCAGATGATGGCTCCCCAGCGAGAACAGCTTGGCCCAAGGATACTCCATGCGCCATCGTGGAACGGGCTTCATGTACGGATCAGCGGGTTATTCGTTCAACTCTTGAGAACGTCTGCTTAGCATTTGAAGCTGAAGGGTCTCGCCCTCCCGGTTTGCTCATTGTCGGAGCCAGCTGCCGTGTTCTACGCCGACCGAGCGGCCAAAAATGGACTGTTGAGGAGGGATTCCGAGGCCTAGATGAATTGCATGCTGTTTTGGACGAGTCTATGAGGGACGGGAGTGTGTTGAATGCCTCTTGA
- a CDS encoding proteasome regulatory particle lid subunit RPN5, with protein MSDGGLLKPEKDFSKDADKLIPEAEQLAKSDVEAAIDKLLVLEKQARQASDLATTSRILVTIVTICKDSGNWNLLNDQVLLLSKKHGQLKQATTRMVQTVMKFLDETPSMDVKLSVIDTLRTVTEGKIFVEVERARVTRILSNIKKSQGDVNAAADILCELQVETFGSMTRREKTEFILEQVALCIERGDWSQAAILSRKINKRYFARKPQKSAEEIEKLKKAAEEREKTRAPDEPPMEVDEDVTDLKLRYYEQQIILANHDYKYLAVCKHYREVLDTDSVQSNPEQLRAVSRYLPCLLMWTLTIVTKVLARIVYYIVLSPYDNEQSDLLHRIQQDSRLSLVPVEARLVKLFTVPELMRWPMVAEQFGPHLCNTDVFNAQPSQSVEDQAHKRWQDLRKRVIEHNVRVVAKYYTRIQMGRLTELLDLAEEETEKYISELVTSKTIYAKIDRPARLVNFAKPRDADDVLNEWSSDMKSLLGLLERIDHLITKEEMMARILPSRGEKGKAR; from the exons ATGTCCGACGGTGGCCTCTTGAAGCCGGAGAAGGATTTCTCGAAAGATGCTGACAAGCTGATCCCAGAGGCAGAGCAGCTGGCAAAG TCCGATGTTGAAGCTGCCATCGATAAGCTCCTggttctggagaagcaggcACGACAG GCTTCTGATCTTGCTACTACTTCACGGATCCTTGTCACCATCGTCACAATCTGCAAAGACTCGGGCAACTGGAATCTCCTCAATGACCAGGTGCTCCTACTTTCCAAGAAACATGGTCAACTCAAACAGGCGACAACGAGGATGGTTCAGACAGTGATGAAGTTTTTGGATGAGACACCTAGCATGGATGTGAAGTTGTCTGTGATCGATACGTTGCGGACCGTGACCGAAGGCAAG ATTTTCGTCGAAGTAGAGAGGGCTCGTGTAACACGCATTTTGTCGAACATCAAGAAATCGCAGGGTGATGTCAATGCTGCCGCCGACATTCTTTGCGAGCTGCAGGTGGAAACCTTCGGTTCCATGACAAGGCGTGAGAAGACCGAGTTTATCTTAGAGCAGGTAGCTCTTTGCATAGAACGTGGCGATTGGTCACAAGCTGCGATCTTGAGTCgcaagatcaacaagagaTACTTTGCGCGCAAGCCACAGAAGTCAGCAGAGGAAATTGAAAAGCTCAAGAAGGCGGccgaggaaagagaaaagacaCGCGCTCCTGATGAACCTCCCATGGAAGTCGACGAAGACGTGACAGACCTGAAGCTCCGCTATTACGAGCAACAAATCATACTTGCAAATCATGACTACAAGTATCTAGCTGTTTGCAAACACTACCGTGAGGTCCTTGACACGGACTCAGTGCAGAGTAACCCGGAGCAACTGCGAGCAGTAAGCCGATACCTACCCTGTCTTCTTATGTGGACACTGACAATAGTTACCAAGGTGCTTGCCCGAATCGTCTACTACATTGTCCTCTCTCCATACGACAATGAACAGTCCGACCTGCTGCATCGCATTCAGCAAGATTCTCGACTCTCCTTAGTTCCTGTTGAAGCTCGCCTCGTCAAGCTCTTCACCGTCCCCGAGCTGATGCGTTGGCCCATGGTTGCCGAGCAGTTTGGTCCACATCTCTGCAACACGGATGTGTTCAATGCGCAACCCAGCCAGTCCGTGGAGGATCAGGCACATAAGAGGTGGCAAGATCTCCGCAAACGCGTCATTGAACACAATGTCCGTGTGGTAGCCAAGTACTACACTCGCATTCAGATGGGCCGTCTGACTGAACTCCTTGATctggccgaggaagagacCGAGAAGTACATCAGCgagctggtgacttcaaAAACCATCTATGCCAAGATTGACCGTCCCGCACGACTGGTCAACTTCGCCAAACCTCGAGATGCCGATGACGTGTTGAACGAATGGAGCAGCGACATGAAGAGCCTTCTTGGGTTATTGGAACGCATCGACCATTTAATTACCAAGGAAGAAATGATGGCCAGAATTCTTCCATCCCGCggggagaagggcaaggccCGTTGA
- a CDS encoding 40S ribosomal protein eS27 has protein sequence MVLAVDLLNPTPQAEARKHKLKTLVPAPRSFFMDVKCPGCFTITTVFSHAQTVVVCAGCSTVLCQPTGGKARLTEGCSFRRK, from the exons ATG GTTCTCGCGGTCGACCTCCTCAACCCTACTCCTCAGGCTGAGGCTCGCAAGCACAAGCTTAAG ACCCTTGTGCCTGCTCCCCGTTCCTTCTTCATGGACGTCAAGTGCCCCGGCtgcttcaccatcaccaccgtcTTCTCCCATGCCCAGACTGTCGTCGTCTGCGCCGGCTGCTCGACCGTCCTTTGCCAGCCCACCGGTGGCAAGGCCAGACTCACTGAGGGCTGCTCCTTCCGGAGGAAGTAA
- a CDS encoding pyridoxamine 5'-phosphate oxidase family protein yields the protein MTDSLNPPLSYEASATTTHPLVATTLPSEVIACLKNSRFLHLATCNGLTPHISLMSYTYLPSTPFDPYPTIIMTTNPSSRKTNHLMTNPRVSLLVHDWVSHRPPTRAPNPSGQRDGSPPPVATRSSLASLLLNLNTSALSSISTTITGTARFLEPGSEEEAWCKERHLENNTFEEELGMFGQQQQAAGQRRPSLSIDNDVRVVTVRVREGRIADWKGGVRDWKLVSESESQADEPLVNGTMTP from the exons ATGACGGATTCCTTGAATCCACCGCTTTCATATGAGGCTTCGGCCACCACCACTCATCCTCTTGTCGCAACTACTCTCCCTTCTGAGGTAATTGCATGTCTGAAAAACTCCAGATTC CTCCACCTTGCAACTTGCAATGGCCTTACTCCCCACATCTCTCTCATGTCCTACACTTATCTGCCGTCAACCCCCTTTGATCCATATCCGACAATCATTATGACGACGAATCCTTCGTCACGCAAAACGAACCATCTCATGACCAACCCACGAGTCTCTCTTTTAGTTCATGACTGGGTGTCTCACCGTCCTCCCACCCGCGCCCCAAACCCCAGTGGGCAACGCGATGGTTCCCCGCCGCCCGTTGCAACCCGGTCCTCTTTGGCTAGTCTGCTCCTCAATCTGAACACCAGCGCACTATCCAGCATTTCGACAACTATCACTGGTACCGCCCGATTTTTGGAACCTGgttcggaagaagaagcctggTGCAAAGAGAGACATCTGGAGAATAACACTTTCGAAGAAGAGCTGGGTATGTTcggtcaacagcagcaggctgCTGGTCAACGGAGGCCCAGTCTATCAATTGACAATGATGTACGGGTTGTCACGGTCCGGGTAAGAGAAGGTCGCATTGCAGATTGGAAGGGTGGCGTACGGGATTGGAAACTGGTGTCTGAAAGCGAGTCACAAGCCGACGAACCACTTGTCAACGGGACCATGACTCCATAG
- a CDS encoding 2-deoxyribose-5-phosphate aldolase encodes MTLPTNNAEWGAVISSYKDQLPEVYPVYQTPLPSSVNRYIDHTQLSLDATDEDIDKLCAEAAKHNFSAVCVRLRHVRRAVTNLQGSPECTVACVVGFPEGTHDTMEKEKEALDAAELGASELDMVINWPKLKEGQYMDVYTDVLEVRKGAPSPVKLKVILETSQLTKDEIIAGSVISSMAGADFVKTSTGFKGAGANVDDVAMMRAIVELVGRGTKVKASGGVRSAEDCIKMLKAGADRIGTSSGVNIINQLAGKETQPTTPAAY; translated from the coding sequence ATGACTCTCCCTACAAACAATGCTGAATGGGGTGCCGTGATCTCCAGCTACAAGGACCAGCTTCCGGAGGTCTATCCCGTATACCAAACCCCGCTTCCCTCCTCCGTGAACCGATACATCGACCATACCCAGCTGTCCTTAGATGCGACAGACGAGGATATTGACAAACTCTGCGCGGAGGCAGCTAAACACAACTTTTCTGCGGTCTGCGTTCGCTTGCGACATGTCCGCAGAGCCGTTACAAATCTCCAGGGTAGCCCGGAGTGCACTGTAGCCTGCGTCGTGGGTTTTCCTGAAGGCACGCACGACAccatggagaaggagaaggaggcgcTGGACGCCGCAGAACTGGGAGCGAGTGAGCTAGACATGGTGATTAATTGGCCAAAGTTGAAGGAAGGGCAGTACATGGATGTCTACACCGATGTCCTCGAAGTACGGAAGGGGGCACCGTCGCCAGTCAAGTTAAAAGTCATTCTGGAGACCTCACAATTGACCAAGGATGAGATTATTGCTGGCTCTGTCATATCGAGCATGGCCGGGGCCGACTTTGTCAAGACAAGCACGGGATTCAAGGGAGCGGGGGCCAATGTTGACGACGTCGCTATGATGCGGGCTATCGTTGAGCTGGTAGGAAGGGGAACCAAGGTGAAAGCCAGTGGAGGAGTTCGCTCCGCCGAAGACTGTATCAAGATGTTGAAGGCAGGCGCAGACCGCATTGGAACGAGTTCAGGGGTGAATATCATAAACCAGCTCGCAGGAAAGGAGACGCAACCGACGACACCCGCAGCGTACTAG
- a CDS encoding putative ribosomal assembly complex component Ipi3 — MLSESFIASTLTSAKTPAAATLRDVGICVQEWQPALNLRSTFKKSSTAANCLAVNPSHVFAAQSEKAIVHVYSREKGNQEAIVPFPERIRSIALAGGKNGDILVLGTEGGRLILWETCTGRQVATTASHLQPVTSLVVDPTSNFILSGSSDASIHVWSLVDILSFTKPPSGRDRQQPNSPVRTFSNHRAAITSIAVGHSSGRYNIAVSASKDNTAIAWDYHTGRLLRTFLLPGSATCLTLDPVDRAFYAGYEDGSVQSVDFYKSQSIQHTLHDPSLHSTPSQPSAEDRWLAPSSDFGGVHSLSLSYDGMTLLSGHQNGKVLSWNVARRKYASTLADYTHPVTNIIALPLEGLPSSGNELRRVAHTIVKPRYDHALSESSGTPGAVPADYTFSTHLLASDTAQLTLSDHQRDQFSTALTHAFFPESMMEEGLAELAALKHSGNNGNHVSTISQSVVSQQAAIVDDSQIASLEEEITTLKKKLAVNEAARQVTTDEVTKLRSDLVNLHDYVNELHQKQEHAHREKLLRQARKEERETRRREAWFAAERKGKKGDAVLRRMELEEEAQTSETDDQSSDEQ; from the exons ATGCTGTCTGAGAGCTTTATCGCGTCGACATTGACGTCCGCCAAGACGCCAGCAGCTGCGACCTTGAGAGATGTGGGAATTTGTGTGCAAGAGTGGCAGCCCGCTCTCAACCTACGCTCTACCTTCAAAAAAAGCTCAACGGCAGCCAATTGCCTGGCTGTGAATCCGTCACATGTGTTTGCTGCGCAGTCAGAGAAAGCCATCGTTCATGTTTACAGCCGAGAGAAGGGAAACCAGGAAGCAATCGTCCCTTTTCCGGAGCGCATTCGCAGCATCGCGCTCGCGGGTGGGAAGAACGGGGATATCCTGGTTCTGGGAACGGAAGGTGGACGGTTGATTTTGTGGGAG ACTTGCACCGGGCGACAAGTGGCTACGACAGCGTCGCATTTACAACCAGTGACATCGCTCGTGGTTGATCCCACTTCCAACTTCATTCTTTCGGGATCGTCTGATGCTAGTATCCATGTCTGGTCACTCGTTGATATCCTTTCATTCACGAAACCTCCCTCGGGTCGGGACCGTCAGCAGCCAAACTCGCCCGTCCGTACATTCTCAAACCATCGCGCTGCCATCACATCCATCGCTGTGGGCCATAGCAGCGGTCGCTATAACATCGCTGTGTCCGCCTCCAAAGATAACACCGCCATTGCTTGGGATTATCACACGGGACGCCTCCTTCGAACCTTCCTATTGCCTGGTTCTGCAACCTGTTTGACTCTCGATCCGGTCGACCGCGCATTCTATGCGGGATATGAGGATGGTAGCGTCCAGTCAGTTGACTTCTACAAGAGTCAGTCAATACAACATACCCTACACGATCCTTCATTACATTCCACTCCGTCACAACCATCAGCGGAAGATCGCTGGCTTGCTCCGTCCTCCGACTTCGGTGGTGTCCACTCGCTTTCTCTGTCCTACGATGGAATGACCTTGCTATCTGGACATCAAAACGGGAAGGTCCTGTCATGGAATGTAGCTCGACGGAAATATGCATCAACTCTGGCGGATTACACCCACCCCGTGACGAATATCATTGCGCTCCCATTGGAAGGACTACCGTCTTCCGGAAATGAGTTGAGACGAGTAGCGCACACCATCGTCAAGCCACGTTATGACCATGCTCTTTCAGAGTCTTCGGGTACGCCTGGCGCTGTCCCCGCTGACTATACATTTAGTACGCATCTGCTCGCCTCTGACACAGCCCAACTCACTTTAAGCGATCATCAGAGAGATCAGTTTTCTACAGCTTTGACACACGCTTTCTTCCCCGAGTCAATGATGGAAGAAGGTCTTGCGGAGCTTGCCGCTCTCAAGCATTCCGGGAATAACGGAAACCATGTCTCGACGATTTCGCAATCAGTAGTCTCCCAGCAAGCGGCAATTGTCGACGACTCCCAGATCGCATCattggaagaggaaattACCACACTAAAGAAGAAACTTGCCGTCAACGAGGCGGCGCGCCAAGTTACCACAGACGAGGTGACTAAACTGCGCTCGGACCTAGTCAACCTGCATGACTACGTCAATGAGCTGCATCAGAAGCAGGAGCATGCCCATCGCGAGAAGCTCCTGCGTCAAGCTCGAAAGGAAGAGCGCGAAACTCGCAGGCGGGAAGCCTGGTTCGCTGCCGagaggaaagggaagaagggTGATGCCGTACTTCGGCGTATGGAattggaagaggaagctcAGACCAGCGAAACCGATGATCAAAGCAGTGACGAGCAATGA